The Staphylococcus simiae genome includes the window TATATACTTGTTATCTTAATACCCTATTTATCAATTTCTATGCTTTGCCATTTTAAAATAAAATTTAACAGAATATATTCTCAGAATTTATCAGAAAATTATAAATTCTCGTTTTATATCCTTGTATTATGATAGGAATTATAGTAATATTTTTTCAAACATTCATTTAGGAGGTCTTTTTAATGACATTATTTTTATTAGAAGCGAATCACCTTAACTTTGCTACAACGAAACAGGAGCTTGAACAAAAGGTCGCATCATTAGTTACTGATTCAATTCCTACTTTAATTGAAGTTCAGGCTACTGAAAATTTATCACACGGTTATTTCATTGTAGAGGCGAATAGTGAAGAAGAAGCTACACAATTTTTAACTGATGCTGATATTAGTATTAATTTAGTGAAACAAGTACGTCTGGTAGGTAAAGAATTAGATGAAGTTAAAAATGGCGATGCACATATTGATTATCTTGTTACTTGGAACATTCCTGAAGGAATTACAATGGATCAATATTTAGCACGTAAAAAGAAAAATTCTGTTCATTATGAAGAAGTGCCTGAAGTTGAATTTAAACGTACTTATGTTTGTGAAGATATGTCTAAATGTATTTGTTTATATAATGCACCTGATGAAGAAGCAGTACGTCGTGCACGTAAAGCAGTTGATACACCTATTGATGGTATTGAAAAGATTTAATCAGAACCATCTAATAAAGGTCACTGAGTTACGATTATAGAGCTATGTTTTGGCATAGCTCTACTATATTACATCAATTCTTAGTAAAACGATAATAATAATAGGAGTGGTGCAATGATTAATATTCATCAACTTCAACATTGCTTCGGTGCCCATCGAGTTATAGATGATTTTAATCTAACAATTAATGAAGGTGAAATCGTCACATTTATTGGTAAAAGTGGTTGTGGTAAGTCCACATTACTGAACATTATTGGTGGTTTTATGACGCCGACAACTGGTGAGGTAATGATAGATAATAAGTTGAAACAAAGTCCATCACCTGATTGTTTAATGATCTTTCAGCAACATAACCTATTACCGTGGAAAAATATTATTGATAATGTACGACTTGGTTTAACAAGTAAGGTTAGTGATGACTGCATTGATGAGCACTTAGCTTCGGTTGAATTGCATGGGAAAGGACATCAATTTCCTGAGCAATTATCTGGTGGCATGAAGCAGCGTGTTGCAATATGTCGAGCGCAAGTTCATCAACCGAAAGTGATTTTAATGGATGAACCCTTAGGAGCACTTGATGTCTTTACACGTTATAAGTTACAGGATCAGTTACTACAGTTGAAAAGACAAACCACTGCCACGATGATTTTAGTGACACATGATATTGATGAAGCATTATATTTATCAGATCGTATTGTTTTATTAGGAGAAGGTTGTCGCATTATTAATCAATATACCATTAGTGAAACACAACCTAGAAATCGTAACGACAGTCATTTATTAAAGATAAGAAATGATATTATGGAAGAATTTGCCTTAGTTCATCATGCTGTTGAACCAGAATACTACTTATAGGGAGGCTTCATTATGAAGAAATTAATAATGATTTCACTGATATGTCTCCTGCTATTAACAAGTTGTAATCGAGTACAGCAGTTGACCGCCTTTACTAAACATAATAAAGATCATGTTCAAACAATTAAAATTGGTTATTTGCCTATTACGCACGCTGCTAATTTAATGATGACGAAACAAATTGAACAACAAACGCCAAACAGTAAGTATCATTTAGAATTAGTAAAATTCAATAACTGGCCAGATTTAATGGACGCCTTGAATAGCGGTCGTATTGATGGAGCCTCTACATTAATAGAATTGGCAATGAAATCTAAACAAAAAGGCGCGAATATTAAAGCAGTTGCATTAGGACATCATGAAGGTAACGTTATTATGGGACAAAAGCATAAGGGTGTGAGTGATTTTCATAATAATACCTCCTATTCTTTTGCCATTCCACATCGTTATTCAACTCACTATTTACTATTAGAAGAAATGCGCAAGCAGTTGAAACTAAAAAAGCATACATTTGATTATCATGAAATGTCTCCTGCAGAAATGCCAGCAGCTTTAAGTGAACAAAGAATATCTGGTTATTCGGTAGCTGAACCGTTTGGCGCAATAGGCGCTGCTTTAGAAAAAGGACAAGTATTGAAACATGGTGATGAAGTGATGCCTGATGCTTATTGTTGCGTCTTAGTGTTAAGAGGAGAAGTATTGCAACAACGTCATTTAGCACAAGCATTCG containing:
- a CDS encoding ABC transporter substrate-binding protein; protein product: MKKLIMISLICLLLLTSCNRVQQLTAFTKHNKDHVQTIKIGYLPITHAANLMMTKQIEQQTPNSKYHLELVKFNNWPDLMDALNSGRIDGASTLIELAMKSKQKGANIKAVALGHHEGNVIMGQKHKGVSDFHNNTSYSFAIPHRYSTHYLLLEEMRKQLKLKKHTFDYHEMSPAEMPAALSEQRISGYSVAEPFGAIGAALEKGQVLKHGDEVMPDAYCCVLVLRGEVLQQRHLAQAFVKDYKQAGFKMNDKQQSVDIMTKYFKQQPKVLKQSAAWTSYGDLSIRASGYNKIAKLVNEHHLFNTPDYDDFVAPSFYKEAQK
- a CDS encoding ABC transporter ATP-binding protein; this translates as MINIHQLQHCFGAHRVIDDFNLTINEGEIVTFIGKSGCGKSTLLNIIGGFMTPTTGEVMIDNKLKQSPSPDCLMIFQQHNLLPWKNIIDNVRLGLTSKVSDDCIDEHLASVELHGKGHQFPEQLSGGMKQRVAICRAQVHQPKVILMDEPLGALDVFTRYKLQDQLLQLKRQTTATMILVTHDIDEALYLSDRIVLLGEGCRIINQYTISETQPRNRNDSHLLKIRNDIMEEFALVHHAVEPEYYL
- a CDS encoding DUF4242 domain-containing protein, translating into MTLFLLEANHLNFATTKQELEQKVASLVTDSIPTLIEVQATENLSHGYFIVEANSEEEATQFLTDADISINLVKQVRLVGKELDEVKNGDAHIDYLVTWNIPEGITMDQYLARKKKNSVHYEEVPEVEFKRTYVCEDMSKCICLYNAPDEEAVRRARKAVDTPIDGIEKI